A genomic segment from Cyanobium sp. NIES-981 encodes:
- a CDS encoding hyperconserved protein Hcp, translating to MELDLQPGDVVKVLESAALGWVRARVIRVKSGGRVVVQSDQGREFTARGNQVRLIEPAGFRP from the coding sequence ATGGAGTTGGATTTACAACCCGGTGATGTCGTCAAGGTGCTCGAATCCGCCGCCCTGGGCTGGGTTCGCGCACGGGTGATCCGGGTCAAATCCGGTGGTCGGGTCGTTGTTCAGAGTGATCAGGGGCGTGAATTCACCGCCCGCGGCAACCAGGTGCGGCTGATCGAACCGGCCGGATTCCGGCCCTGA
- the rplS gene encoding 50S ribosomal protein L19, producing MAAEDNQNTIGTEIGTEQGDTEQGGTDLSDAAQAAATPGDDAPVEESAAPVATATQPAVKARTGKMSAQALIQAFEAEQLKDELPQIYVGDTVKVGVRIREGNKERVQPYEGVVIAKRHGGLNATITVRRIFQGVGVERIFLLHSPQVAFVNVERRGKVRRAKLFYLRDRVGKATRVKQRFDR from the coding sequence ATGGCGGCTGAGGACAATCAGAACACGATCGGCACGGAGATCGGCACCGAACAGGGCGACACCGAACAGGGCGGCACCGACCTGAGCGACGCGGCCCAGGCTGCGGCCACCCCGGGCGACGACGCTCCGGTGGAGGAGAGTGCGGCCCCCGTGGCCACGGCCACCCAGCCGGCGGTGAAGGCCAGAACCGGAAAGATGAGCGCCCAGGCCCTGATCCAGGCCTTCGAGGCCGAGCAGCTCAAGGACGAACTCCCCCAGATCTACGTGGGCGACACCGTGAAGGTGGGGGTGCGGATCCGCGAAGGCAACAAGGAGCGGGTGCAGCCTTACGAGGGTGTGGTGATCGCCAAGCGCCACGGCGGCCTCAACGCCACCATCACGGTGCGCCGGATCTTCCAGGGCGTGGGCGTGGAGCGGATTTTCCTCCTCCACAGCCCCCAGGTGGCGTTTGTCAACGTGGAGCGGCGCGGTAAGGTGCGCCGGGCGAAGCTTTTCTACCTGCGCGATCGGGTGGGTAAAGCCACCCGGGTCAAGCAACGCTTCGACCGCTGA
- a CDS encoding peptidase, whose product MTPSDVKPDVKPAARLVLRWRGLHAAVAPLVLLPLLLTVATGMGYRLLRDWGGLGRDQAHVLMVLHEGEWLRAWFGPNGETVYVLLNGLGLLWMLVSGGALALQRLRRRLARTRG is encoded by the coding sequence GTGACGCCCTCGGATGTGAAGCCGGATGTGAAGCCCGCGGCCCGGCTGGTGCTGCGCTGGCGTGGGCTGCATGCCGCCGTGGCTCCGCTGGTGCTCTTGCCACTGCTGCTCACGGTGGCCACGGGCATGGGCTACCGGCTGCTGCGCGACTGGGGCGGCCTGGGCCGCGATCAGGCCCACGTGCTGATGGTGCTGCACGAGGGCGAATGGCTGCGGGCCTGGTTCGGACCCAACGGCGAAACGGTGTACGTGCTGCTCAACGGCCTCGGCCTGCTGTGGATGCTGGTGAGCGGGGGGGCGCTGGCGCTGCAGCGGCTGCGCCGCCGGCTGGCCAGGACCCGGGGGTGA
- the map gene encoding type I methionyl aminopeptidase, with amino-acid sequence MNLFADLLASTRAAGAPSPLVETGPRIPKIRRGVEVKSAREIATMRQASRIVATVLREMFDLAVPGITTGDLDAHAEKRIREMGATPSFKGYHGFPASICASINNEVVHGIPSSKRVIKPGDLLKVDTGAYFDGYHGDSCVTICVGEETPEEARRLARVAQESLMQGLSRIKAGSTLLDIAGAVQDHVEAHGYAVVEDYTGHGVGRNLHEEPSVFNFRTRDLPNMTLRAGMTLAVEPILNAGSKACRTLRDRWTVVTVDGSLSAQWEHTIAVTSDGCEILTDRDF; translated from the coding sequence ATGAATCTCTTTGCCGATCTGCTGGCCAGCACCCGCGCCGCCGGAGCGCCTTCGCCCCTGGTGGAAACGGGGCCGCGCATCCCGAAGATCCGGCGCGGCGTGGAGGTGAAGTCGGCGCGGGAGATCGCCACCATGCGCCAGGCCAGCCGCATCGTGGCCACCGTGCTGCGGGAGATGTTTGACCTGGCCGTGCCGGGCATCACCACCGGAGACCTGGACGCCCACGCCGAGAAGCGGATCCGCGAGATGGGGGCCACGCCCAGTTTCAAGGGTTACCACGGCTTCCCGGCCAGCATCTGTGCCTCGATCAACAACGAGGTGGTGCACGGCATCCCCAGCAGCAAGCGGGTGATCAAGCCCGGCGACCTGCTCAAGGTGGACACCGGCGCCTACTTCGACGGCTACCACGGCGACAGCTGCGTGACCATCTGCGTGGGGGAGGAGACCCCGGAGGAAGCCCGGCGGCTGGCCCGGGTGGCCCAGGAATCGCTGATGCAGGGCCTCTCCCGCATCAAGGCCGGCAGCACCCTGCTGGACATCGCCGGTGCCGTGCAGGACCACGTGGAAGCCCACGGCTACGCGGTGGTGGAGGACTACACCGGCCACGGCGTGGGCCGGAACCTGCACGAGGAGCCCTCGGTGTTCAACTTCCGCACCCGCGACCTCCCCAACATGACCCTGCGGGCCGGCATGACCCTGGCCGTGGAGCCGATCCTGAACGCCGGCAGCAAGGCCTGCCGCACCCTGCGCGACCGCTGGACCGTGGTGACGGTGGACGGCAGCCTCTCGGCCCAGTGGGAGCACACCATCGCCGTGACCAGCGACGGCTGCGAGATCCTCACCGACCGGGACTTCTGA
- a CDS encoding NAD-dependent epimerase/dehydratase family protein — translation MSESSREATGRTVAITGASGALGQALLREWHRRGARLIALCAGDRPLELRDSGGAPIPLRQVQWCAGQESALRPLLQEVDVLVINHGINVHGARTPEAVSSSLEVNALSGWRLLELFAAVVAERDSEGPGAGAAGGGRPEVWLNTSEAEIQPAVSPLYEISKRLLGQLLSLRALDLGRELKLRRLVLGPFRSALNPVGLMSPAFVARQVLWQAELGLGLIIVTPNPLTYVLMPLTSAGRWLYYSLFSSASAQEPAGPC, via the coding sequence ATGAGCGAGAGCAGCAGGGAGGCCACGGGCCGAACCGTGGCGATCACGGGAGCCAGTGGGGCGCTGGGCCAGGCCCTGCTGCGCGAGTGGCATCGCCGCGGGGCTCGCCTGATCGCCCTCTGCGCCGGCGACCGTCCCCTCGAGCTGCGCGACAGCGGTGGCGCCCCCATCCCCCTGCGGCAGGTGCAGTGGTGCGCGGGCCAGGAGAGCGCCCTGCGGCCGCTGCTGCAGGAGGTGGACGTGCTGGTGATCAACCACGGCATCAATGTTCACGGAGCGCGCACGCCTGAGGCCGTGAGCAGTTCGCTGGAGGTGAATGCCCTCAGCGGCTGGCGGCTGCTGGAGCTGTTCGCGGCTGTGGTGGCCGAGCGAGACAGCGAAGGCCCGGGCGCAGGTGCCGCAGGGGGTGGGCGGCCGGAGGTGTGGCTGAACACCTCGGAGGCGGAGATCCAGCCGGCCGTGAGTCCGCTCTACGAGATCAGCAAGCGGCTGCTCGGCCAGCTCCTGAGCCTGCGGGCTCTGGATCTGGGCCGGGAGCTGAAACTTCGCCGGCTGGTGCTGGGACCCTTCCGTTCGGCCCTCAACCCGGTGGGGCTGATGTCTCCGGCTTTCGTGGCCCGCCAGGTGCTCTGGCAGGCGGAGCTGGGCCTGGGGCTGATCATCGTGACCCCCAACCCACTCACCTATGTGCTGATGCCCCTCACCAGCGCCGGCCGCTGGCTGTATTACAGCCTCTTCAGCAGCGCCTCGGCCCAGGAGCCAGCGGGGCCGTGCTGA
- the ebsA gene encoding type IV pilus biogenesis protein EbsA, which produces MAFSDAASVQNGTFLTSASDVEPLIPLFAPYCGGVSRQISLQEAMVVLIRGSWSGERRLEGGRSLGFHLHWSGELAPLELLSCALRFPAHPAVTYDFQLPAYQLVQWLMLRRQRELPEAFWRWLLLGDPLEGAQLERAQQEAARAAGAQVAGAWPAAQTG; this is translated from the coding sequence ATGGCCTTCTCCGATGCCGCCTCCGTTCAGAACGGCACCTTCCTGACGAGCGCGAGCGACGTGGAGCCCCTCATTCCCCTGTTTGCCCCCTACTGCGGCGGTGTGAGCCGTCAGATCAGCCTCCAGGAGGCCATGGTGGTGCTCATCAGGGGCAGCTGGTCCGGCGAGCGCCGCCTGGAGGGTGGCCGGTCGCTTGGGTTCCACCTGCACTGGTCCGGTGAGCTGGCCCCTCTCGAGCTGCTCAGCTGCGCGTTGCGGTTTCCCGCGCACCCGGCCGTGACCTACGACTTCCAGCTCCCCGCCTACCAGCTGGTGCAGTGGCTGATGCTGCGGCGCCAGCGCGAGCTGCCGGAGGCGTTCTGGCGGTGGCTGCTGCTGGGCGATCCTCTGGAGGGTGCCCAACTGGAGAGAGCCCAGCAGGAGGCAGCACGGGCGGCAGGGGCACAGGTGGCAGGGGCATGGCCGGCGGCCCAGACCGGCTGA
- a CDS encoding phosphotransacetylase family protein, protein MAPTLLIGSCEPFSGKSAVVLGLARQLRLQGLEVRFGKPLATSLEADGLPPAGEPLVDPDVRFVGATLGLEDHQLIPSLDAMEPALARQRLLAGNLSAGPGFSALKEQLAQTAGGVALLEAAGSLHEGLLYGLSLPQLARALEAPVLLVQPWTDSRSVDSLLAARAALGEHLAGVVLNAVNPSMIAQMADDVVPALENLGIPILGVMPRSPLLRSVTVEELARRLGAEVLCCRDRLDLLVETLSIGAMNVNSAMEFFRRRRNMAVVTGADRTDIQLAALEASTQCLILTGAGDPLPQLLTRAEELDVPLLKVEHDTLTTVEVIEQAFGHVRLHEAVKATYAFRLVEEYCDFSRLFTRLRLPALAQ, encoded by the coding sequence ATGGCTCCCACCCTGCTGATCGGCTCCTGTGAACCGTTCAGCGGCAAGTCGGCGGTGGTGCTGGGGCTCGCTCGCCAGCTGCGTCTTCAGGGCCTGGAGGTGCGTTTCGGCAAACCCCTGGCCACCAGCCTCGAGGCGGATGGGCTTCCCCCCGCCGGGGAACCCCTGGTGGACCCGGATGTGCGTTTCGTGGGCGCCACCCTGGGCCTGGAGGACCACCAGCTGATTCCGTCGCTGGATGCCATGGAGCCGGCCCTGGCGCGCCAGCGGCTGCTGGCGGGCAATCTCTCCGCCGGCCCGGGTTTCAGTGCCCTGAAGGAGCAGCTGGCCCAGACCGCCGGCGGGGTGGCCCTGCTCGAAGCGGCCGGCAGCCTGCACGAGGGGCTCCTCTACGGACTGAGCCTGCCCCAGCTGGCCCGTGCCCTGGAGGCCCCGGTGCTGCTGGTGCAGCCCTGGACGGACAGCCGCAGCGTCGACTCCCTGCTGGCGGCCCGCGCCGCCCTGGGAGAGCACCTGGCCGGGGTGGTGCTGAACGCGGTCAACCCGTCGATGATTGCCCAGATGGCTGACGACGTGGTGCCAGCCCTCGAGAATCTCGGCATCCCGATCCTGGGGGTGATGCCCCGCAGCCCCCTGCTGCGCAGCGTGACCGTGGAGGAACTGGCCCGGCGGCTGGGGGCCGAGGTGCTCTGCTGCCGCGACCGCCTCGATCTGCTGGTGGAAACCCTCTCGATCGGCGCCATGAACGTGAATTCGGCGATGGAGTTCTTCCGCCGCCGCCGCAACATGGCGGTGGTGACCGGAGCCGATCGCACCGACATCCAGCTGGCGGCCCTGGAGGCCTCCACCCAGTGCCTGATCCTCACCGGTGCCGGTGACCCCCTGCCCCAGTTGCTCACCCGTGCCGAGGAGCTGGACGTGCCCCTGCTCAAGGTGGAGCACGACACCCTCACCACGGTGGAGGTGATCGAGCAGGCCTTCGGCCATGTGCGCCTCCACGAAGCTGTCAAGGCCACCTACGCCTTCCGGCTGGTGGAGGAATACTGCGATTTCAGCCGCCTTTTCACTCGCCTGCGGCTGCCCGCATTGGCGCAATAA
- a CDS encoding MAPEG family protein — MSLSATAAPFAWSLALTGAVVVLSTVPLGAARSQADFSLSDLQAPRAMFERLSPWGKRAAWAHQNSFEAFTLHAPAALLCLIVALASPGGLTAPVAVAVAWIHPLLRLAYLAAYIGNLPPLRGLCWAGGLICSGVLYVEGLRALLG; from the coding sequence ATGTCGCTGTCCGCCACCGCCGCTCCCTTCGCCTGGTCGCTGGCACTGACCGGAGCCGTGGTGGTGCTGAGCACCGTGCCCCTGGGGGCGGCCCGCTCCCAGGCCGACTTCAGCCTGAGCGATCTGCAGGCCCCCCGGGCGATGTTCGAGCGGCTCTCCCCCTGGGGCAAGCGGGCGGCCTGGGCCCATCAGAACAGTTTCGAGGCCTTCACCCTCCACGCGCCGGCAGCTCTGCTCTGCCTGATCGTGGCCCTGGCCTCGCCGGGGGGCCTGACGGCACCGGTCGCCGTGGCGGTCGCCTGGATCCATCCGCTGCTGCGGCTCGCCTATCTGGCGGCCTACATCGGCAACCTGCCGCCCCTGCGGGGGCTGTGCTGGGCCGGCGGGCTGATCTGCAGCGGCGTGCTCTACGTGGAGGGGCTCAGGGCCCTGCTGGGCTGA
- a CDS encoding class I SAM-dependent methyltransferase — MPPAVTPAPSPAAGAPPNWVDDRHPIGRLIKALLAVEPLRQLMFLQARRLIIRTAERRGIAWRLRRQQLQRQAEPLLAASGCPATVTPPYYRARFHAYGEGNLCWAAACEAEQATDAMALRVWPGETLSPQQAQGRLRQAIFAAIEPSLAGRAVHDALDLGCSVGVGTLALKRWLEQRQEDPVRVSGLDLSPHMLAVARVRDGRGEIHAWHHAAAEVTGLPEASLDLITLQFVCHELPATATAAVLEEAARLLRPGGVIALVDQDPDSAVIRRLPAPIATLLKSTEPYLEDYFRLDLPEALRQAGFRAVRSQACDPRHRVLVACR; from the coding sequence ATGCCGCCAGCCGTGACTCCAGCCCCCTCCCCGGCCGCCGGCGCCCCACCCAACTGGGTGGACGACCGCCACCCGATCGGCCGCCTGATCAAGGCGCTGCTGGCGGTGGAGCCGCTGCGGCAGCTGATGTTCCTCCAGGCGCGCCGCTTGATCATCCGCACCGCGGAGCGGCGCGGCATCGCCTGGAGGCTGCGCCGCCAGCAGCTGCAGCGCCAGGCCGAGCCGCTGCTCGCCGCCTCCGGCTGCCCGGCCACCGTCACGCCGCCCTACTACCGCGCCCGCTTCCACGCCTACGGCGAGGGCAATCTCTGCTGGGCGGCGGCCTGCGAGGCCGAGCAGGCCACCGATGCCATGGCGCTGCGGGTGTGGCCGGGGGAAACGCTCAGCCCCCAGCAGGCCCAGGGGCGGCTGCGCCAGGCGATCTTCGCGGCCATCGAGCCCAGCCTGGCGGGCCGTGCGGTGCACGACGCCCTGGACCTGGGCTGTTCGGTGGGGGTGGGCACCCTGGCGCTGAAGCGCTGGCTGGAGCAGCGCCAGGAGGATCCGGTGCGGGTGAGCGGCTTGGATCTCTCCCCCCACATGCTGGCGGTGGCCCGGGTGCGGGACGGCCGGGGCGAGATCCATGCCTGGCACCACGCCGCCGCGGAGGTCACGGGTCTGCCGGAGGCCAGCCTCGATCTGATCACGCTGCAGTTCGTGTGCCACGAGCTGCCCGCCACCGCCACCGCCGCCGTGCTTGAGGAGGCGGCGCGCCTGCTTCGCCCCGGCGGGGTGATCGCCCTGGTGGATCAGGATCCCGACTCGGCCGTGATCCGGCGGCTGCCCGCACCGATCGCCACCCTGCTCAAGAGCACCGAGCCCTACCTGGAGGACTATTTCCGCCTCGATCTGCCGGAGGCCCTGCGGCAGGCCGGTTTCCGGGCGGTGCGCAGCCAGGCCTGCGACCCGCGCCATCGGGTGCTGGTGGCCTGCCGCTGA
- a CDS encoding YajQ family cyclic di-GMP-binding protein: MADTFSFDVVSDFDRQELVNTLDQVRREVSQRYDLKDSATTIDLEETSLTITTASDMTLQAVEDVLRQKATKRNLSLKIFDFQPPEAVGGNRVKQEVKLRKGLSKELAKELSKTVRDTLKKVSVAIQGESLRITGKNKDDLQAAIQLLREQDVEVPLQFENYR; the protein is encoded by the coding sequence ATGGCTGACACCTTTTCCTTCGACGTCGTTTCCGATTTCGACCGTCAGGAACTGGTGAACACCCTCGACCAGGTGCGGCGCGAGGTGTCGCAGCGCTACGACCTCAAGGACTCCGCCACCACCATCGATCTGGAGGAGACCAGCCTCACCATCACCACCGCCAGCGACATGACCCTGCAGGCGGTGGAGGACGTGCTGCGCCAGAAGGCCACCAAGCGCAATCTCTCGCTCAAGATCTTCGATTTCCAGCCGCCGGAGGCCGTGGGCGGCAACCGGGTGAAGCAGGAGGTGAAGCTGCGCAAGGGGCTGAGCAAGGAGCTGGCCAAGGAGCTCAGCAAGACGGTGCGCGACACCCTCAAGAAGGTGTCGGTGGCGATTCAGGGGGAAAGCCTGCGCATCACCGGCAAGAACAAGGACGATCTGCAGGCCGCCATCCAGCTGCTCAGGGAGCAGGACGTGGAGGTGCCGCTCCAGTTCGAGAACTACCGCTGA